The Metabacillus litoralis genome contains a region encoding:
- a CDS encoding diguanylate cyclase domain-containing protein — protein MNSNKRYIVSDHKEITSIDELEIIWNNTNDAIFLIAPDGALLKANPAFEEILGYSTEELIGNPHPPILPTLQKQKGFLERMKKGEIIKYHEAQRVTKEGKVIDIVSSYCPVHNHNGELVCTVGMYKDVTKQIEAQRKLRESEEKYRFIANHTSDLIMILDDQKSITYVSPSSEPLLGYSSVECLDKHISVFISEHDILSFMNWGEQLEKTNTVLETELRYKHASGCLIWMELRGSYVVDEDKKRTIIVSRDISERKKYEEELRNIAFHDSLTGLPNRYYFNELLKDEMRKSKVHSMEMAIMYLDIDSFKQVNDTFGHAGGDAILIEFSKRIQKSIRNKDIVCRLSGDEFVIIVSIPSDEEVVRNIASQIQAELKQPIVFEHRQIYITASIGISIYNEEELSSEELIKRADHALYEVKENGKNDVTFWGDSFVNR, from the coding sequence TTGAACTCAAACAAACGTTACATCGTATCCGATCATAAAGAAATTACCTCCATTGATGAACTTGAAATCATTTGGAATAATACGAATGATGCCATCTTTTTAATTGCTCCGGATGGGGCTCTATTAAAAGCAAATCCTGCATTTGAGGAAATTCTTGGTTACAGCACTGAAGAATTAATCGGTAACCCACACCCTCCAATTCTGCCAACACTCCAGAAGCAAAAAGGCTTTTTAGAAAGAATGAAAAAAGGTGAAATCATCAAATATCATGAAGCGCAACGGGTGACAAAGGAAGGGAAAGTGATTGATATTGTATCCTCCTACTGTCCTGTGCATAATCATAATGGGGAGCTAGTATGCACGGTCGGAATGTATAAGGACGTAACAAAACAGATTGAGGCCCAAAGAAAGTTAAGGGAAAGTGAAGAAAAATATAGATTTATTGCCAATCATACATCAGACTTAATTATGATTCTTGATGATCAAAAATCAATCACATATGTTTCACCTTCCTCAGAACCGTTGTTGGGGTACTCTTCAGTAGAATGTCTGGACAAGCATATTTCGGTATTCATTTCTGAACATGACATACTTTCTTTTATGAACTGGGGTGAACAGCTAGAAAAAACAAATACAGTTCTAGAAACAGAGCTTCGTTATAAACACGCAAGTGGTTGTTTGATTTGGATGGAATTAAGGGGTTCTTATGTAGTTGATGAGGATAAAAAGAGAACGATTATTGTGTCAAGAGATATCAGTGAACGTAAAAAGTATGAAGAAGAATTAAGAAATATAGCTTTTCATGATTCTTTAACAGGTCTGCCAAACCGATATTATTTTAATGAATTATTAAAAGACGAAATGAGAAAATCTAAGGTCCACTCAATGGAAATGGCTATAATGTACCTTGATATTGATTCTTTTAAGCAAGTAAATGATACGTTTGGACATGCTGGCGGTGATGCCATTTTGATCGAATTCTCAAAAAGAATTCAAAAAAGCATTCGAAATAAAGATATTGTTTGCCGCTTAAGTGGTGATGAATTTGTTATTATTGTTTCAATTCCAAGTGATGAGGAAGTTGTTCGAAACATTGCTTCTCAAATTCAAGCTGAGCTAAAACAACCAATAGTTTTTGAACATCGTCAAATCTATATTACAGCATCTATTGGAATCTCAATCTATAATGAGGAAGAATTATCATCAGAAGAATTAATTAAAAGAGCTGATCATGCCCTTTATGAAGTAAAAGAAAATGGAAAGAACGATGTTACGTTTTGGGGTGATTCGTTCGTTAATAGATGA
- a CDS encoding N-acetylmuramoyl-L-alanine amidase family protein — MRIMIDAGHGYSTPGKQTVDGMKEYEFNRAVAIEMKKIFTSYQGVTIYFSHSDEKDVPIIERTTMANQAKVDLFVSIHANAHGNGKEWTSAEGIETFVYTSRPKTALGLASNVQAALIHRTGRKNRGVKSASFYVLKATKMTAILCECGFMTNKTEAKLLRTADYQKSCAKAIVEGIESYYKLRK; from the coding sequence ATGAGGATCATGATTGATGCTGGACATGGCTACAGCACCCCTGGTAAACAAACCGTTGATGGTATGAAGGAATATGAATTTAATCGAGCCGTTGCCATTGAAATGAAAAAAATATTTACAAGCTACCAAGGTGTCACAATTTACTTTTCACACTCAGACGAAAAAGATGTCCCTATCATCGAAAGAACAACAATGGCAAATCAAGCAAAGGTTGATTTATTTGTCTCTATCCATGCAAATGCACATGGCAATGGAAAGGAATGGACTTCTGCAGAAGGAATTGAAACATTTGTATATACCTCTAGACCAAAAACTGCCCTTGGTTTGGCATCAAATGTACAAGCAGCATTAATTCACCGTACCGGTCGAAAAAATCGAGGAGTGAAATCAGCAAGCTTTTATGTTTTAAAAGCAACAAAAATGACAGCCATTCTTTGCGAATGTGGGTTTATGACAAACAAAACAGAGGCAAAGCTATTGCGGACTGCTGATTATCAAAAATCATGCGCCAAAGCAATTGTTGAGGGAATTGAATCATATTATAAGCTTAGAAAGTAA
- a CDS encoding metallophosphoesterase, with amino-acid sequence MFKQRLKKLISILCMTFLLPAAFPSDHQYQPSLSREVSVVQNYYHAHQYNSISQDSLVVSENATSTEPPKVFAPKGEKEFSYKKYLSLIEKNSDVNRTDSITKFPYHRFDVKVDRNIKPADKVTLHWEGKSLPGRQVTMYAWNVANEKWTELDGTIASDEEFALNGTIKADEYVQDRRISVIVQDQLPKHGKSYDYSFVWMTDTQYYAQDYPAIFKSITEWIAQNKDVMNIRYVFHTGDIVNKAHDEKQWQRASAYMNTLDVAKIPYGVLPGNHDEGDDFKKYKQYFGEHRFKHKSYYGGSYDDNLGHYDLISANGKDYIFVYMGWDIGEEEMKWMNKVLQRHSDRTAILSFHEYLKKNGKRSREGNELFEKVVVPNKNVVAVLCGHYHSSQLKVDELDDNQDGDVDRKVYQILADYQKGGEGGNGFLRLLHIDEETNSIDVQTYSPYLNQYHYYDPEKYPDKEQFTMDINVKRTQKMIATTYFEVNIYKHLTGEKVAYQKE; translated from the coding sequence ATGTTCAAACAACGATTAAAAAAGCTTATCTCAATTCTTTGTATGACCTTTCTTTTACCTGCAGCATTTCCTTCTGATCATCAGTACCAGCCTTCACTTAGCAGGGAAGTGAGTGTGGTACAAAATTACTATCATGCTCATCAGTACAATTCAATTAGTCAAGATTCTTTAGTGGTCAGTGAAAATGCAACATCAACGGAACCACCTAAAGTTTTTGCTCCCAAGGGTGAAAAAGAGTTTTCCTATAAAAAGTATCTTTCGCTAATAGAGAAAAACAGTGATGTGAATCGAACAGACTCTATCACAAAATTTCCTTATCACCGCTTTGACGTAAAGGTAGACCGAAATATAAAACCAGCGGATAAGGTAACACTTCATTGGGAGGGAAAGTCACTTCCGGGAAGGCAAGTTACCATGTATGCCTGGAATGTTGCAAATGAAAAGTGGACGGAGCTTGATGGTACGATAGCTAGTGATGAAGAATTTGCGTTAAATGGAACGATAAAAGCAGATGAATACGTGCAAGACCGTAGAATCAGTGTGATTGTTCAGGATCAGCTTCCGAAACATGGAAAAAGCTATGATTATTCGTTTGTTTGGATGACAGATACTCAATATTATGCACAGGATTATCCCGCCATTTTTAAAAGCATCACAGAATGGATTGCTCAAAACAAAGATGTGATGAATATCCGTTATGTGTTTCATACCGGAGACATTGTCAATAAAGCTCATGATGAAAAGCAATGGCAACGAGCAAGTGCTTATATGAATACATTAGATGTTGCGAAGATTCCTTATGGAGTTCTCCCGGGCAATCATGACGAAGGAGACGATTTCAAAAAATATAAGCAGTACTTTGGTGAACATCGGTTTAAGCATAAATCCTATTATGGCGGCTCTTATGATGATAATCTGGGTCATTATGACTTGATTTCTGCAAATGGAAAAGATTATATCTTTGTTTATATGGGCTGGGATATTGGGGAAGAAGAAATGAAATGGATGAATAAGGTTCTTCAGCGACACTCTGATCGAACAGCGATTCTCTCGTTTCATGAGTATTTAAAAAAGAACGGAAAACGAAGTCGTGAAGGAAATGAATTATTTGAAAAAGTGGTTGTTCCAAATAAAAATGTTGTTGCTGTTCTATGCGGTCATTACCATAGCAGTCAGCTAAAGGTTGATGAGCTTGATGATAATCAAGATGGAGATGTTGATCGGAAGGTATATCAAATTCTTGCGGATTATCAAAAAGGTGGAGAAGGAGGAAATGGGTTTTTACGCTTGCTTCATATTGATGAAGAAACAAACTCAATTGATGTTCAAACCTATTCCCCTTATTTGAATCAGTATCACTATTATGATCCTGAAAAGTATCCAGATAAAGAACAGTTTACAATGGACATTAATGTGAAGAGAACGCAGAAGATGATTGCAACTACGTATTTTGAAGTGAACATCTATAAACATCTTACAGGTGAGAAGGTAGCATATCAAAAAGAGTGA
- a CDS encoding phage holin family protein encodes MIRWLISILVNALILIVVAGFFDSFQLSGVAAALGASLLLSILNVLVKPFLILLTLPVTVLTLGLFLFVINAVTLMIAQGLMGDSFVIDGFGTALLASVFISILHLLIQKGIIEPMKKDK; translated from the coding sequence ATGATAAGATGGCTTATAAGTATTCTAGTAAATGCGCTCATATTAATTGTTGTTGCAGGATTTTTTGATTCGTTTCAATTAAGTGGTGTTGCAGCAGCTTTGGGAGCAAGCTTACTTTTGTCTATTCTTAACGTGTTAGTAAAACCATTTTTAATTTTATTAACATTACCTGTTACGGTATTAACGCTTGGGTTGTTTTTATTTGTTATTAATGCAGTAACTCTTATGATCGCTCAAGGGTTAATGGGAGATTCCTTTGTTATCGATGGCTTTGGTACAGCTTTACTAGCCTCTGTTTTTATTTCCATTCTTCATTTGTTGATTCAAAAGGGAATTATTGAGCCGATGAAGAAGGATAAATAA
- a CDS encoding PspC domain-containing protein translates to MKRLFRSRHDRKLSGVLGGLSNYIGIDASLLRILFVVLLIFTGFFPLALIYIVSIFLIPEETDY, encoded by the coding sequence ATGAAAAGATTGTTTCGATCACGTCATGATCGGAAGTTATCAGGTGTACTTGGAGGCTTATCAAACTATATAGGTATTGATGCATCACTATTACGAATATTGTTCGTTGTTTTATTAATCTTTACTGGATTTTTTCCATTGGCACTGATTTATATAGTCTCGATCTTTTTAATACCAGAAGAAACGGATTATTAG